Proteins encoded together in one Bradyrhizobium sp. CB82 window:
- a CDS encoding Flp family type IVb pilin encodes MKNLIVRFVNDESGATAIEYGLIAAGIALAIITVVNNLGTSLNSKFGSISSSLK; translated from the coding sequence ATGAAGAACCTGATTGTGCGTTTCGTGAATGATGAATCCGGCGCCACCGCCATCGAGTATGGCCTGATCGCCGCCGGCATCGCGCTCGCGATCATCACCGTCGTCAACAACCTCGGCACCTCCCTGAATTCCAAGTTCGGCTCGATCAGCAGCTCGCTGAAGTGA
- a CDS encoding sterol desaturase family protein, with amino-acid sequence MSSLPVDVALMLGETIAKVVPVTAALAVVFTVLEHFWACNPGVPWWRKREIVTDICYWFFVPVFARTMRIGLLIVAAGVVFNIHDPDELIAFYDNGHGPLSELPLWAQAALFLILSDFMLYWLHRLFHGGGFWKYHAIHHSSEELGWISAARFHPVNLVLGTIGVDVVLLTIGISPNVMIWLGPFTTFHSAFVHANLNWTLGPFKYVLATPVFHRWHHTSLEQGGNTNFAGTFPLWDILFGTFRMPANELPQDYGKDEAEMPSEIGGQLAYPFRH; translated from the coding sequence ATGTCGAGCCTGCCCGTGGACGTCGCCTTGATGCTCGGCGAGACCATCGCAAAGGTCGTTCCCGTTACCGCGGCGCTCGCAGTGGTCTTCACCGTGCTCGAGCATTTCTGGGCCTGCAACCCCGGCGTGCCGTGGTGGCGCAAGCGCGAGATCGTCACCGACATCTGCTACTGGTTCTTCGTGCCGGTGTTCGCCCGCACGATGCGAATCGGGCTCTTGATCGTCGCTGCCGGTGTCGTCTTCAACATCCACGATCCCGACGAGCTGATCGCCTTCTACGACAACGGTCACGGTCCGCTGTCAGAGCTGCCGCTATGGGCGCAGGCGGCGCTGTTCCTCATCCTGTCGGATTTCATGCTGTACTGGCTGCACCGGCTGTTTCACGGCGGCGGCTTCTGGAAGTACCACGCGATCCACCATTCCTCGGAAGAGCTGGGCTGGATCTCGGCGGCACGCTTCCATCCGGTAAATCTGGTGCTCGGCACGATCGGCGTCGACGTCGTGCTGCTCACCATCGGCATCTCGCCGAACGTGATGATCTGGCTCGGACCGTTCACCACCTTCCATTCGGCCTTCGTGCACGCCAATCTCAACTGGACGCTCGGACCGTTCAAATATGTGCTGGCGACCCCGGTGTTTCACCGCTGGCACCACACTTCGCTCGAGCAGGGCGGCAACACCAATTTTGCCGGCACCTTCCCGCTCTGGGACATCCTGTTCGGGACCTTCCGGATGCCGGCGAACGAGCTGCCGCAGGACTATGGCAAGGACGAAGCGGAGATGCCGAGCGAGATCGGCGGTCAGCTCGCCTATCCGTTCCGCCACTAA
- a CDS encoding prepilin peptidase yields MILDLARLLLFPALMAFAAASDLLTMTISNRVSLALVAGFFVLAFVAGMAPYDMLTHVGAGALMLVVAFACFAMGWIGGGDAKVAASVALWFGFTHLMNFLLYASLFGGALTLLLLQFRQWPLPYGLAAQAWLARLHAKEGDIPYGIALAIGALMVYPETEWVKAIDLAHLALR; encoded by the coding sequence ATGATCCTCGACCTCGCGCGCCTTCTGCTCTTCCCGGCCCTGATGGCCTTCGCCGCCGCGAGCGATCTGCTCACGATGACCATCTCGAACCGGGTGTCGCTGGCGCTGGTCGCCGGCTTCTTCGTTCTTGCCTTCGTGGCCGGCATGGCGCCTTACGACATGCTGACCCATGTCGGCGCCGGCGCCCTGATGCTCGTCGTCGCATTCGCCTGCTTTGCCATGGGCTGGATCGGCGGCGGCGACGCGAAAGTCGCAGCCTCCGTCGCGCTTTGGTTCGGCTTTACCCACCTGATGAACTTCCTGCTCTACGCCTCGCTGTTCGGCGGCGCGCTGACCTTGCTGCTACTCCAATTCCGGCAATGGCCGTTGCCTTACGGACTTGCCGCACAGGCCTGGCTCGCGCGGCTGCACGCCAAGGAGGGCGACATCCCCTACGGCATCGCGCTCGCGATCGGCGCGCTGATGGTCTATCCGGAGACGGAATGGGTGAAAGCGATCGATCTCGCTCACCTCGCGCTGCGCTGA
- the infA gene encoding translation initiation factor IF-1 — MAKEELIQFEGLVTEILPDARYRVQLDAGHEIVAYTAGKMKKNRIKTLAGDRVTVEMSPYDLEKGRLIFRHKDERPGPAGGPPRGAAQRGGQFRRR; from the coding sequence ATGGCTAAGGAAGAGCTGATCCAGTTCGAAGGACTGGTCACTGAAATCCTCCCCGACGCGCGCTACCGCGTGCAGCTCGACGCCGGGCACGAGATCGTCGCCTACACCGCCGGCAAGATGAAGAAGAACCGCATCAAGACGCTGGCGGGAGACCGCGTGACGGTGGAGATGTCGCCCTACGACCTGGAAAAAGGACGGCTGATTTTCCGCCACAAGGACGAACGTCCTGGTCCGGCCGGCGGCCCGCCGCGGGGCGCGGCTCAGCGCGGCGGACAGTTCCGCCGTCGTTAA
- a CDS encoding cold-shock protein — protein sequence MSMGTVKWFNATKGYGFIQPDDGGKDVFVHISAVERAGLGTLREGQKISYEIVADRRSGKSAADNLRSAG from the coding sequence GTGAGCATGGGAACCGTGAAGTGGTTTAACGCGACCAAGGGCTATGGCTTCATTCAGCCCGACGACGGCGGCAAGGACGTGTTCGTGCACATCAGCGCCGTGGAACGTGCCGGCCTTGGCACGCTGCGCGAAGGCCAGAAGATCTCCTACGAGATCGTGGCCGATCGTCGGTCCGGCAAGTCGGCTGCCGACAACCTCCGCTCCGCCGGCTAA
- a CDS encoding pilus assembly protein N-terminal domain-containing protein has product MRKELLRRHARVCVLVAAAVLALPAAGLAEPTSDAIAVNVDQAKLVKLPGKVATIVVGNPLIADVTLQPGGMIVVTGKGYGATNFIALDRGGEILVDRQIQVEGPSDRLVTVYRGIERESYSCMPICQRRVTLGDSDTYFNNTIGQAGTLSNSASGNASSAAKTN; this is encoded by the coding sequence ATGCGTAAAGAGTTGCTGCGCCGTCACGCGCGTGTTTGTGTCCTGGTTGCGGCCGCCGTCCTGGCATTGCCGGCAGCCGGTCTTGCCGAGCCGACCAGCGACGCCATCGCCGTCAATGTCGACCAGGCCAAGCTCGTGAAGCTGCCTGGAAAGGTCGCGACCATCGTGGTCGGCAATCCCCTGATCGCAGACGTCACGCTCCAGCCGGGCGGCATGATCGTGGTGACCGGCAAGGGCTACGGTGCTACCAACTTCATCGCGCTGGACCGCGGCGGGGAGATCCTCGTCGACCGGCAGATCCAGGTCGAAGGACCGAGCGACCGGCTCGTCACCGTCTATCGCGGGATCGAGCGCGAGTCCTACAGCTGCATGCCGATCTGCCAGCGCCGCGTGACGCTCGGCGACAGTGACACCTATTTCAACAACACGATCGGCCAGGCCGGTACGCTGAGCAATTCGGCGAGCGGCAACGCCAGCTCGGCGGCCAAGACGAACTAA